The genome window GCATATCCACCAAAAAGTGAAATGGAATCTACTATTTTAGTATCAGCAAGATGTAGGTTTATAATTTTCTCCATATTTGCTAATGATATTTTCAAAAGATTGTATTGATAAATTCCAGACTGAATAGGTTGAGGAAAGTTAGTATAAATTTTATCAATTTGATTTTTTTGATAACTATCCCATTCAATAGAATTGTTGAATGAAATTTCTTGCAGAATTTTTCCATTTTGATTGTCTTTCAAAATAGGAGGTTCTATTAAAGGAATAAATTTGATTTTATCCATTTTTGAAAATTTTGTAAAAATATCGTTTAATACTTATATACAATATATATAATTCTTATAAAAAATAAAAATATCACAATATAAATTCGCCAAATAGTATAAGTTGATAAAAATTTTTCTAAAATTTTAAAAATCTAACATCTGTCATAAGTGGGTTGAATATATTTTGCCTAAATTTATTTTGAAAAAATATAAACCACAGAGAAATGAATGACAATCGTAAGAAAGATGCATTGAATTACCATTCGATGGGTCAACCAGGAAAGATTGCAGTTGTGCCTACAAAACCTACGAATACGCAACGTGATTTATCGCTTGCTTATTCGCCAGGTGTTGCGGAGCCTTGTTTAGAGATTGAAAAAGATCCAGAAAATGCTTATAAGTACACAGCAAAAGGAAATTTGGTTGCTGTAATTAGTAATGGAACAGCCGTTTTAGGTTTGGGAGATATAGGTGCAGTAGCTTCAAAACCGGTTATGGAAGGTAAAGGTCTTCTATTCAAAATTTTTGCTGATATTGATGTTTTCGATATCGAATTGGATACAAAAAATGTTGATGAATTTATCAATACGGTAAAAGCTTTAGAGCCAACTTTTGGAGGAATCAATTTAGAGGATATCAAAGCGCCTGAATGTTTCGAAATTGAGAAACGTTTGAAAGCTGAAATGAATATTCCAGTTATGCACGACGATCAACACGGAACAGCTATTATTTCTGGTGCTGCGTTGATTAATGCATGTGAATTACAAGGAAAAGATATTTCTAAAGTCAAAATTGTAGTGAACGGAGCTGGTGCTGCGGCAATTTCGTGTACAGGAATGTATATTTCTGTAGGAGCAACGAAAGAGAATATCGTGATGTTGGATAGTAAAGGTGTTATTCGTTCGGACAGAGATAATCTTGATCCTTCTAAAGCAGAATGGGCAACAGATCGTGATATTTCGACATTGACAGATGCTGTGAAAGATGCGGATGTTTTTATCGGTTTATCAGCGGCAGATGTTTTGTCAGCAGATATGTTGAATACAATGGCAGAAAATCCAATTGTGTTGGCAATGGCAAATCCAAATCCAGAGATAGCATACGATTTAGCAGTTGCGATGCGTCAAGATATTATTATGGGAACTGGGCGTTCTGATTATCCAAATCAGGTGAACAATGTACTTGGGTTTCCGTATATTTTTAGAGGAGCGTTAGATGTTCGTTCGACGACAATTAATGAAGAAATGAAAATTGCTGCTGTTCGTGCAATTGCAGAATTGGCGAAAGAACCAGTTCCAGAAGTGGTAACGCAAGCTTACAATAATCATTCAATCAAATTCGGGAAAGATTATATTATTCCAAAACCTAACGATCCACGTTTGTTACCAGAGGTTTCGGCTGCAGTAGCAAAAGCAGCAATCGAAACAGGAGTTGCAAAAAATGTGATTACAGATTTCGAAGCATATAAATTGTCTTTGATTAAGCGAATCGGAAAAGAAAGTACGATTATGCGTAATTTGACACAAACGGCGAAATCAAATCCAAAACGTGTTGTTTTTGCTGAAGGAGATCGTTTCGAAATTCTTCGTGCAGCGCAAATTGTAAAGGAAGAAAAAATCGCTATTCCAATTATTTTAGGAAAGAAAAATAAAATTCAACAAATGATTAAAGATTATATGTTGGATTTGGAAGATGTTGAAATTGTTGATACAAACGCCGAAGAAGATTCGGATAGATACAATCAATTCGTTGATTTTATTTATTCGAAACGTCAACGAAAAGGAATCTCGAAGTCTGATGCGAAAAAGTTATTGAGAGATCGTAATTATTTTGGATCATGTATGGTTGAGTTTGGTTATGCAGATGCAATGATTTCGGGAATGACGAAAAATTATTCGCAAGCGATTCGTCCAGCTTTAGAATTAATCGGAGCGGAACAAGGTCAAAAAGTTGCGAGTATGTATATGATGTTGACAGAAAAAGGACCAGTTTTCTTAGGTGATACAACGGTTAATTTAGATCCGACTTCAGAGGATTTGGTCAACATTACATTGCAATTTAACGAAACGATAAAGAAGTTTAAAATTGAACCAAAGATTGCGTTGTTGTCTTATTCAAACTTCGGATCAAATAAAGGAGAAACGGTTTCTAAAGTTCAGAATGCGGTAAATTATTTACATAAAAATCATCCAGAAATTATTGTTGATGGTGATATTCAGGCAAATTTCGCAGTGAATAAAGAGAAATTACAAAGTAATTTTCCGTTTTCTAAATTAGCAGGAACGCATGCGAATACGTTAGTTTTTCCAAATCTTGAATCAGCGAATATTTCGTACAAATTATTACAAGAATTAGGAAATATAGAAGCGGTTGGACCAATTTTGATCGGAATGAAAAAACCAATCCATTTGTTACAATTGGATAGTACTGTTCGCGAAATTGTGAATATGGTTACTATTGCTGTAATTGATGCACAACAACATCAGTAAAATATAACGTTTAGAATACAAAAAATCCACTTAAATTATTTAAGTGGATTTTTTTATTTTATTCAACGACTATTTGATAAATTCCGTTTTGAGAATGAGCTTCAATATCTTCAAATGAAACATTATCTATTTTATTTCCTCCACATTTTCCGGATAATTTAGAAGCATTAACAGTAAAATTAAAGAATTTAATTTCTTTTGTTAATACTAAAGCTTCATAGGTTGTAGAACCTACTATCCATCCAGGTTTATTTAAAATAACTCTACTTTCATGATTAATTTCAAAAGAAGTTCCGATTTTAGTATCGCCCGCAATTTGTAAGAAATGAAAATGTTCTTTTGTTAATGTTCCATTTTGTATTAAATTTTCTCCTTTTGAATTTACAAATTCCATTACAATAGGCTCTGGAGGTGTAAAACAATCGCTATCATCGTTACAAGAAAATAGTATAAATGAAAAGACGAAAGTTAAAAAAAGTAATTTTTTCATAGTAGATTAATTTTTAAAAAGATGAATAAAAATAAAATAGGTTGCGTAATGATAAATAATATTTACGAATAATTATAACATCTGTAAAATGTATTTATTGTAATGAGGATTAAAACTCAATTAAGAATTATTTTAATATATTGTAAACTTAATTGAATTAATATGAAGAAGATTTACATTTTATTACTTACTGCAAGTACATTATCATTTGCGCAGAAGAACACATCTTTTGAAGCCAAAGAAGGATTTATATTAGGAAATATCCATACTCAAAATGGTTGGGATGTTGCGGAGGGAAACGGAAAAATTTTAAATAATCAACTTGTTTCTGATGAACAAGCAAGTGAAGGAGTTTATTCTTTCAAGAATGGAGATCAGATTGATTTTGGTGATCAATGGTTTCCAGTAATGGGCGTTACCAAAATGTTTGATAAACCGGTTGATTATAAAAATTTTACAATTTCATTTGATGCTTTTGTAACAAAACGAAATGGAGCCGATTTTGAATTTACGTTATTTACAGTTAATTCGGCTACAGATGAGTTTTATCCAGTTGCTGGTCTTGGAATGGAGAATAGGGGATATTTGTATATTACAAAAAATATTGATTATGGTTTCGATTATGCTGATGCAGCAGAAGGTTGGCTAATTAATAAATGGAATAATTTTAAAATTGAAGTTACAGAGAATCAGATTAAGTATTATCTAAATGATAAATTAGTTTACACAGGTGATAATTTTACGAAATTAGATGTTCATGGTTTTACAATGCTTCATAATAATTATGGCGGAGATGCTTATTATGATAATTTTAAATTCAGTACAGATGATTTAGCAGTGAATCAAGTTAATCAGAAAGAATTCAAAGTTTATCCAAATCCTGTGCAAGATGTTTTAACATTCGATACGAATTTTTATGATCAGATTTCAGCAGTTGAGGTTTCTAATACTGTTGGTCAAATTGTTTTGAAAACTGATAAATCTTTAAAAGAAATGAATACATCATCTTTAAAATCGGGAATATATTTTGTGAAAATCTATATGAAAGATGGAAAAACAATGACAAGAAAAATTATTAAAAAATAAACACAAAAAAAGCCTCGCAATGCGAGGCTTTCCTTATTTGATAAATGAAATTCTATTATTTAACTTCTTCGAAGTCTACGTCTTCAACACCATCATTATTTGCTTGACCTTGATCAGCACCTGGTTGAGCTTGCGCACCACCTTGTTGACCTTCGTTCATTGCAGCATAAATTTCTTGTGAAGCAGCATTCCAAGCTGTGTTTAATTTTTCCATAGAAGCATCAATTGCAGCAACGTCTTGAGCAGCGTGAGCAGATTTAACCTCAGCTAAAGCTTCTTCAATTGGTTGTTTTTTGTCAGCAGGAATTTTATCTCCGTACTCAGTCAATTGTTTTTCCGTTTGGAAAATTAACGCGTCAGCAGCATTTACTTTTTCAATTTTTTGTTTTGCTTCTTCGTCTTTTGCAGCATTTTCTTGTGCTTCTTTTTTCATTCTTTCGATATCAGCATCAGATAATCCAGATGAAGCTTCAATTTTGATTGATTGCTCTTTTCCAGTTCCTTTATCTTTTGCAGATACACTCAAGATACCATTCGCATCAATATCAAATGTTACTTCGATTTGAGGAACACCTCTTTGTGCTGGTGGAATATCTACTAAGTCAAAACGTCCGATTTCTTTGTTATCGTTGAATAATGGACGCTCTCCTTGACCAATTCTTAATGTTACTGCTGGTTGATTGTCAACTGCAGTTGAGAAAACCTCAGATTTTTTAGTTGGAATTGTTGTATTCGCTTCGATTAATTTTGTGAATACTCCTCCTAAAGTTTCGATACCTAAAGATAATGGTGTAACGTCTAATAATAATACGTCTTTTACATCACCTGTTAATACACCTCCTTGGATAGCTGCACCAATTGCAACAACCTCGTCTGGATTAACTCCTTTAGATGGTTTTTTACCGAAGAATTTTTCTACTTCTTCTTGGATTTTTGGCATACGTGTAGATCCACCAACTAAGATAACTTCGTCGATATCGTTGATTGATAAACCTGCATCAGATAACGCTTTTTTACAAGGCTCCATAGAACGACGTACTAAATCTTCTGTTAACTGATCAAATTTAGAACGAGTTAAAGTTTCTACTAAGTGTTTTGGTCCTGTTTCGTTAGCTGTAACGTATGGTAAATTAATTTCTGTTTGAGCAGAAGAAGATAATTCGATTTTAGCTTTTTCAGCAGCTTCACGTAAACGTTGTAAAGCCATTGCGTCTTTTTTCAAATCTACACCTTCTTTCGCTTGGAATTCAGAAGCTAACCAATTGATGATTGCATCATCAAAATCATCACCTCCTAAGTGAGTATCACCGTTTGTAGATAATACTTCGAATACACCGTCACCTAATTCTAGGATAGATACGTCAAAAGTACCACCACCTAAATCGTAAACAACGATTTTTTTATCTGAATTTGCTTTGTCTAATCCGTAAGCTAATGCAGCAGCAGTAGGCTCGTTGATAATACGTTCTACTTTAAGACCTGCAATTTCACCAGCTTCTTTAGTTGCTTGACGTTGCGCATCGTTAAAATAAGCTGGTACAGTAATTACCGCTCTTGATACTTCTTGTCCTAAATAATCTTCAGCAGTTTTTTTCATTTTTTGTAAAATCATTGCTGAGATTTCTTGTGGAGTATAGTTACGTCCATCAATATCAACTGCTGGCGTATCATTGTTTCCTTTTACAACTGAATAAGGAACACGACCGATTTCATCTGCATCATTATTAAATTTAGTTCCCATGAAACGTTTAATAGAATAAATCGTTTTCTTTGGGTTTGTTACAGCTTGACGTTTTGCTGAATCACCAACTTTAATTTCTCCTCCTTCTACGAATGCTACGATAGATGGAGTAGTTCTTTTACCTTCTGCATTTGGAATTACAACTGGCTCGCTACCTTCCATTACAGAAACACAAGAGTTCGTTGTACCTAAGTCGATTCCGATTATTTTGCTCATATTGTTTAGTTATTTTTTATATTATTAATGATTTATTTTAAACTTTTACACATCATCAAAAATGATGCTACAACAGAATAGTCAATCTTTGTGCCAACGTAGAAAATGGTGACATCTCAATTTTTAAAATGTCATGTTGTCAGATTATGATGAATGATTTGATTATTTATCGATAAAAAAGTCAGTTTATTGATTGATAAAATGTCAGCGTTAAATTATATTTAAACTTTATCTTAATCTCAGTCTTACCCAATCTTACTTCCGTTTTCTACTTTTCGTTCGGGATTCAAAAGAATAACATCGTTATTATTTCCATAAACACCCATTACGAGACATTCGCTCATAAAAGTGGCAATTTGTTTTTTCGGGAAGTTAACTACAGCCATTATTTGTTTTCCAATCAATTCTTCTTTGCTATAAAGCGACGTAATTTGCGCCGAACTTTTCTTGATTCCTAACGGACCAAAATCAATTTCTAATTGATAAGCAGGATTTCTTGCTTTCGGAAAATCATTTGCACTGATAATTGTTCCAATTCTCATATCAACTTTTTCGAAATCTTGCCAAGAAATTGTTTCAGTATTATTTTCAGGTTTTGGTTCTTCTTTTGGTTTATTTTCTTTGTCGTAAATTGTTTGTAGAATTTTTTCTAAATCCGTTTTTTCGTCCGCATATTTCGTTTTCATGTTATCTGGCATTCGGTTATAATACGTCAACGCTTTTTCGCCAAATTGTTTGATGTAAAAATTAGTCAATGGAGGAACGTTTGGAAATTGTTTATGAAAAATCATTTCTGTATACGCTTGCCATTCGCGTTCTTCTCGCAATTCAATTTGATTTTCGCCCGAACGCTGAAAAACATGTACCATTTCGTGCATCAAAACATTGGAAAGTAATACTAAATCAAAATCAAGAATATTACGCGGAACACGAATTGTAATTCCTGTTTTTTCTTCACCTTCTGCAGTCAATAAAAAACCTTTTGGATCGATTTCTTCTCGAAACGTAAAACCTGTAAAAGCATTATGTTTTAATTTCAATTCATCTAAAATTTCGTACAATGCTTCAACGATTAAGTGATTATTTTTTAAATAATTTATTCTTTCCTTAAATTTTTCTGTAATCATAGCTTTTTGGCTTATTTATCAAATATATAATCTTATTTTTGATATGTTTTAAAAATGACTATGAAGAAATTAGTACTATTACTTGGCTTGATCTCGATAACAACAAATGCACAAGTACTTAATAACAAACAAGAGTTTACGCGACAAGATTCGCTTCGCGGAACGAATAATGAATTCCGAAATTGGTGGGATGTTAAAAAATATAAAGTAAGTGTAGAACCAGATTATCAGTCAAAATCGATAAAAGGAAAAACGACAATTACGTTTGATAAAATTGCTCCTCAACAATCAGATTTATTGCAGATAGATTTACAAGATCCAATGATGGTTTCGGCTGTAAAATTGAATGGAAAGAAAATTTCTGATTTCAAACGTGATGGAAATGTCTATTTTATTAATGTCGGAAAAAATATCAAGAATACGTCGAATCAATTAGAATTAGAATACAACGGAAATCCTCGTGTTGCGGTGAGAGCGCCTTGGGATGGTGGTTGGATTTTTGCGAAAGATGAAAAAGGTCGAGATTGGATGTCTGTAGCCGTGCAAGGTTTGGGTGCAAGTGCTTGGTTTCCGAACAAAGATTATTTAGGCGATGAACCAGATAATGGAATGGAATTGGAAATTATCACACCAAAAGATTTGGTAGGAGTTGGTAATGGACGATTAGTTTCTAAAAAAGAGAAAAATGGTAAAACAACTTCTACATGGAAAGTTGTTAATCCAATTAATAATTATAATATCATTCCTTATATCGGACATTATGTCAATTTCAAAGATACTTTCGAAGGCGAAAAAGGTAAATTGGATTTAGATTATTATGTGTTAGATTATAATATAGATAAAGCAAAATTGCAGTTTGAACAAGCAAAATTGATGTTGAAAAGTTTTGAATATTGGTTTGGACCTTATGCTTTCTACGAAGATTCTTTCAAGATTGTAGAAGCTCCGCATTTAGGAATGGAGCATCAATCTGGAATTGCGTACGGAAATAAATTCGAGAATGGTTATTTAGGTCGTGATTTATCAGGTTCTGGCTGGGGATTGAAATGGGATTTTATCATCGTTCATGAAGCTGGTCACGAATGGTTTGGGAATAATATTACCGAAAAGGATGTGGCAGATATGTGGATTCACGAAGCGTTTACGGCTTATTCGGAAACTTTGTTCACAGAAACTTATTATGGAAAAGATGCGGCAAGCGAATATGTGCGTGGAACGAGAAAGGCAATCCAAAATGATATTCCAATTATCGGCGTGTATGGCGTAAACCAAGAGGGTAGTGGTGATATGTACTATAAAGGTGCAAATATGATTCACACGTTGAGAACTTGGATGAATAATGATGAAAAATTCAGACAAATGTTGCGTGGATTAAACAAAGAATTTTATCATCAAACTGTAACTACAGAACAAATTGAAAATTATATTGCGAAGTTTTCTGGTTTAAATTTGAACGCTTTTTTCAATCAATATTTAAGAACAGTTAAAATACCTACTTTAGAACTTAAACAAAATGGAAATAAAGTAGAATATCGTTATACAAATGTTGTGGATGGATTTGCAATGCCTTTGCGATTGAAAGATTCTGATGTAACCATCAATCCAACGACTAATTGGCAAACAATTAATAACTCAACAATTACAAAAGCGATTGATGTAACAATTAATCCAAATTATTATATCGATACGCATATTATATATTAAAACTGAATGAGATATTGAAACGAGTTCAACATGACAAGGAAAGTCAACCTGAACTTGTTTCATGTTCTCATCCAAAATGATTTATAAAATATTCCAAACAAATATCATCGGTTATTGAATGATGAAATTATAAATTTGTGACATGAAAAAATATATTGCATACGCAATCTTATCAGGATTATTATTAACAGCAGGTTGGCCATCGCACGGCTTTCCATTGTTATTATTTATAGGATTTGTACCCTTGATGTTAGCAGAACATCAAATTACGCAACGCGCTGAATTCAAGAAAAAAGGACGTAAAATTTTCGGACTTTCGTTTTTAGCTTTCTTTATTTGGAATGCGATTGTAATTTGGTGGTTGCATTATGCACAAGAAACAGACGCGAATGGAGATTTGCACAATTCGTGGAGCGCTTATTTAATTCCTGTTGTAGCAAATTCCTTGTTTATGTCAATTGTTTTTCAGTTGTATCATTTTGTCAAAACAAAAGCTGGTAATCTGTATGGATTGGTTTTTCTTCCTGCGATTTGGATGAGTTTTGACAAACTAACCTTGAATTGGGAACTAACTTGGCCTTGGTTTAACCTAGGAAATGGTTTTGCAAAATATTACGAATGGGTGCAATGGTATGAGTATACAGGAACTTTTGGAGGTGCACTTTGGATTTGGTTAGTTAATATTACGGTATTCTATTATTTGACGGCTTATATTAATAAGAAAGAAATGAGATATCTAAACAAATTAGGTATTTATGCGGGATTATTAATCGCTGTTCCAATTGGTATTTCTTATATTATTTATGC of Empedobacter falsenii contains these proteins:
- a CDS encoding T9SS type A sorting domain-containing protein, translating into MKKIYILLLTASTLSFAQKNTSFEAKEGFILGNIHTQNGWDVAEGNGKILNNQLVSDEQASEGVYSFKNGDQIDFGDQWFPVMGVTKMFDKPVDYKNFTISFDAFVTKRNGADFEFTLFTVNSATDEFYPVAGLGMENRGYLYITKNIDYGFDYADAAEGWLINKWNNFKIEVTENQIKYYLNDKLVYTGDNFTKLDVHGFTMLHNNYGGDAYYDNFKFSTDDLAVNQVNQKEFKVYPNPVQDVLTFDTNFYDQISAVEVSNTVGQIVLKTDKSLKEMNTSSLKSGIYFVKIYMKDGKTMTRKIIKK
- a CDS encoding tRNA-binding protein, whose amino-acid sequence is MRIGTIISANDFPKARNPAYQLEIDFGPLGIKKSSAQITSLYSKEELIGKQIMAVVNFPKKQIATFMSECLVMGVYGNNNDVILLNPERKVENGSKIG
- a CDS encoding M1 family metallopeptidase, with the translated sequence MKKLVLLLGLISITTNAQVLNNKQEFTRQDSLRGTNNEFRNWWDVKKYKVSVEPDYQSKSIKGKTTITFDKIAPQQSDLLQIDLQDPMMVSAVKLNGKKISDFKRDGNVYFINVGKNIKNTSNQLELEYNGNPRVAVRAPWDGGWIFAKDEKGRDWMSVAVQGLGASAWFPNKDYLGDEPDNGMELEIITPKDLVGVGNGRLVSKKEKNGKTTSTWKVVNPINNYNIIPYIGHYVNFKDTFEGEKGKLDLDYYVLDYNIDKAKLQFEQAKLMLKSFEYWFGPYAFYEDSFKIVEAPHLGMEHQSGIAYGNKFENGYLGRDLSGSGWGLKWDFIIVHEAGHEWFGNNITEKDVADMWIHEAFTAYSETLFTETYYGKDAASEYVRGTRKAIQNDIPIIGVYGVNQEGSGDMYYKGANMIHTLRTWMNNDEKFRQMLRGLNKEFYHQTVTTEQIENYIAKFSGLNLNAFFNQYLRTVKIPTLELKQNGNKVEYRYTNVVDGFAMPLRLKDSDVTINPTTNWQTINNSTITKAIDVTINPNYYIDTHIIY
- the dnaK gene encoding molecular chaperone DnaK; this translates as MSKIIGIDLGTTNSCVSVMEGSEPVVIPNAEGKRTTPSIVAFVEGGEIKVGDSAKRQAVTNPKKTIYSIKRFMGTKFNNDADEIGRVPYSVVKGNNDTPAVDIDGRNYTPQEISAMILQKMKKTAEDYLGQEVSRAVITVPAYFNDAQRQATKEAGEIAGLKVERIINEPTAAALAYGLDKANSDKKIVVYDLGGGTFDVSILELGDGVFEVLSTNGDTHLGGDDFDDAIINWLASEFQAKEGVDLKKDAMALQRLREAAEKAKIELSSSAQTEINLPYVTANETGPKHLVETLTRSKFDQLTEDLVRRSMEPCKKALSDAGLSINDIDEVILVGGSTRMPKIQEEVEKFFGKKPSKGVNPDEVVAIGAAIQGGVLTGDVKDVLLLDVTPLSLGIETLGGVFTKLIEANTTIPTKKSEVFSTAVDNQPAVTLRIGQGERPLFNDNKEIGRFDLVDIPPAQRGVPQIEVTFDIDANGILSVSAKDKGTGKEQSIKIEASSGLSDADIERMKKEAQENAAKDEEAKQKIEKVNAADALIFQTEKQLTEYGDKIPADKKQPIEEALAEVKSAHAAQDVAAIDASMEKLNTAWNAASQEIYAAMNEGQQGGAQAQPGADQGQANNDGVEDVDFEEVK
- a CDS encoding NADP-dependent malic enzyme, whose protein sequence is MNDNRKKDALNYHSMGQPGKIAVVPTKPTNTQRDLSLAYSPGVAEPCLEIEKDPENAYKYTAKGNLVAVISNGTAVLGLGDIGAVASKPVMEGKGLLFKIFADIDVFDIELDTKNVDEFINTVKALEPTFGGINLEDIKAPECFEIEKRLKAEMNIPVMHDDQHGTAIISGAALINACELQGKDISKVKIVVNGAGAAAISCTGMYISVGATKENIVMLDSKGVIRSDRDNLDPSKAEWATDRDISTLTDAVKDADVFIGLSAADVLSADMLNTMAENPIVLAMANPNPEIAYDLAVAMRQDIIMGTGRSDYPNQVNNVLGFPYIFRGALDVRSTTINEEMKIAAVRAIAELAKEPVPEVVTQAYNNHSIKFGKDYIIPKPNDPRLLPEVSAAVAKAAIETGVAKNVITDFEAYKLSLIKRIGKESTIMRNLTQTAKSNPKRVVFAEGDRFEILRAAQIVKEEKIAIPIILGKKNKIQQMIKDYMLDLEDVEIVDTNAEEDSDRYNQFVDFIYSKRQRKGISKSDAKKLLRDRNYFGSCMVEFGYADAMISGMTKNYSQAIRPALELIGAEQGQKVASMYMMLTEKGPVFLGDTTVNLDPTSEDLVNITLQFNETIKKFKIEPKIALLSYSNFGSNKGETVSKVQNAVNYLHKNHPEIIVDGDIQANFAVNKEKLQSNFPFSKLAGTHANTLVFPNLESANISYKLLQELGNIEAVGPILIGMKKPIHLLQLDSTVREIVNMVTIAVIDAQQHQ